The Neorhodopirellula lusitana genome segment AGCCAGCATCACCGACCGCTCCTTCGGCACGTTCGAAGGACAACCAGTTAGCCTGTTCAAGCTGGTCAATCAAAGTGGCATGACCGCAGAGATCAGTGACTACGGCGGGATCGTGGTCAGCCTGAAAACAGCTGATCGCGACGGGAAGTTTGAGGACGTCGTTCTGGGGTACGACGATTTCAAGGCCTACCAAGACGACCAAGGTTTCTTTGGTGCCATCACGGGACGCTATGCCAATCGAATTGCCAAAGGCCAGTTCAGCATTGATGGAGACTCGTATCAGTTGGCGACCAACAACGGCCCCAACCATTTGCATGGCGGCAATCGCGGTTTCAACAAGCGGATGTGGAAGCCAACCGCCCGCATGCACGATGGGCAGCCTCAACTTCAACTGCAATACACCTCACCCGATGGCGAAGAAGGCTTCCCTGGAAACCTCAACGTCACGGTCACTTACACCCTGACCGAAGATAACGGACTACAAATTCACTACCACGCCACAACCGATCAACCAACCCTCTGCAACCTCACCCACCACGGATACTGGAACATCGGCGGCCCGACCAGCACCAGCATCCTAGATCAAGAACTGCGGCTGGATTGCGATCAGTTCACACCAATCGATGAGACATCGATTCCGACTGGCGAACTGCGTGACGTCACCGCGACGCCGTTCGACTTTCGCACCACCAACAAAATTGGCGAGCGGATCGACGCAGACAATCCCCAACTGAAAATCGGTCGCGGCTACGACCATAACTTCGTCATCGACGGGGATGCGGGAACCTTGCGTCCCGTGGCCCGACTCCATGACAAGAAGAGTGGCCGGGTGATGGAATTGTTGACGACCGATGTCGGCGTGCAGTTTTACACCGGCAACTTTTTCGACGGGAAAGCCATCGGCAAGAACAATTGCCCGATGACACATCGCATCGCGTTGTGCTTGGAATGCCAGCGGTTCCCCGACTCACCCAATCACGCCAACTTCCCCTCAGCCACGCTGCGACCAGGGGAAGTGTACGAGAAAACAACCGTCTACCGATTCTCGGTTGAAAAGAGATAAGTGACGGCTGAGTGAGTATCACACACGGCAATGCACCTGCAAGCAAGGCTGGACGAGACAAGAATACGGAACGATCGACACCGCTCCCATGCCCACGCCGCTCTAATGACTTTCGCTGAACCTGGCTACAGTCGTGGCTCCGTGTCTATTCCAGGGTTGGCATTCCGTCCCGTTCTTCCACCCTAATCACCAATGCAAGATGCTCTTCCAGACACGCATCGATTTCACTGGTGGAGGTCGACAGCGTGGGCTCATCGCGTCCGCAACCGAAGACGGGAACAAGGCCAAGTCGGAAGCCGCGCCAACGAACGTCCGTAAACCTGCCGATCAAGAGTCCAGATCAGGACGCTCAGTCCGCCTTCGCTTGTCGGCGAAAGTCGGAAGGGGTCATGCCGATTGAAGATCGAAATGCTCGAGTGAATGCGCTCTGATCGTAGAAACCACTAGTCAATGCGATCTCAAGCACGGGCTGATCGGTTTCGCATAACAACTGCGTCGCAACCGCGATCCGGGTCTTCCGGATGTACTGACTGGGTGTCAATCCAAACAACCGTTTGGTCAGGCGAGCAAGTCGCTGGGTGGAGATGTTTGCCCGATCGGCCAATGCCGACGGCGTACTGAACTCGATCAAGTTCTGTCGAAAATAGCTCAACGCGGTTGCGAACTCATCCGGTATCTCGCGGTTATCGACGGCCGTCCTTACGTCCCGTGAAAAACCAACGATCCCGACGGTATTCCCGTTGGCATCGACAATCGGAAGCTTGGTCGTCAAACACCAAACCGATTCGCCCGGAAGGTGCCACTGCATTTCCAAACAATTAACCAGTTGGCGACCCGTGCGAATGATCTTTTTGTCTTGCTCGGTAGGAAACTGGCCGAATTTACCGGGGCAGATATCGACTGGGCGTTTCCCGATCGCGTCCTCGCAGCAATCCAGGCCATGCCGGTCGGCCAGCGACTCGTTCACCGCCAAGTATCGGCCGCAAGAGTCCTTCACGAAGAATGCGACATCCGGCGCTTGGTTAAAAAGCTGAGCCAAGAGCGCAATGCTGATCGACGCGTTCGCCTGAGGATCGAAATTGCCGATTTGGTCTGCAAAACTAATCATAAAAAGGTCGCTTCTATCAAACTGAAACCAACGATATCAGCAACTGCGGACGGCAAAACGCGAGGAA includes the following:
- a CDS encoding aldose epimerase family protein; protein product: MKCFKTTLLAMTLGLIMTTTGMTSITTANEASITDRSFGTFEGQPVSLFKLVNQSGMTAEISDYGGIVVSLKTADRDGKFEDVVLGYDDFKAYQDDQGFFGAITGRYANRIAKGQFSIDGDSYQLATNNGPNHLHGGNRGFNKRMWKPTARMHDGQPQLQLQYTSPDGEEGFPGNLNVTVTYTLTEDNGLQIHYHATTDQPTLCNLTHHGYWNIGGPTSTSILDQELRLDCDQFTPIDETSIPTGELRDVTATPFDFRTTNKIGERIDADNPQLKIGRGYDHNFVIDGDAGTLRPVARLHDKKSGRVMELLTTDVGVQFYTGNFFDGKAIGKNNCPMTHRIALCLECQRFPDSPNHANFPSATLRPGEVYEKTTVYRFSVEKR
- a CDS encoding AraC family transcriptional regulator; protein product: MISFADQIGNFDPQANASISIALLAQLFNQAPDVAFFVKDSCGRYLAVNESLADRHGLDCCEDAIGKRPVDICPGKFGQFPTEQDKKIIRTGRQLVNCLEMQWHLPGESVWCLTTKLPIVDANGNTVGIVGFSRDVRTAVDNREIPDEFATALSYFRQNLIEFSTPSALADRANISTQRLARLTKRLFGLTPSQYIRKTRIAVATQLLCETDQPVLEIALTSGFYDQSAFTRAFRSSIGMTPSDFRRQAKAD